The following coding sequences lie in one Ignavibacteria bacterium genomic window:
- a CDS encoding NADPH-dependent F420 reductase encodes MDVTIIGTGKMAEGISTRLLSGGNNITFLGHKPHEADELISRLSSSAAGGAAVKAASPGNPVEGEIVILAIPYSAASSVVRDYSRQLQGKIVVDITNPLNQSYDGLVTKPGTSAAEEIAGLLPQGARLVKAFNTTFAGTLKKGEVAGQKLDVFIAGDDAEAKRTISSLVSSGNMRAIDAGPLKRARDLEALAFLLISLQGTMKTNFMSIIKILE; translated from the coding sequence ATGGACGTAACAATTATCGGTACAGGAAAAATGGCAGAAGGAATTTCGACAAGACTTCTCTCAGGGGGCAACAACATAACATTTTTAGGGCACAAGCCGCATGAAGCCGACGAGCTTATAAGCAGACTCTCCTCATCTGCCGCAGGAGGTGCTGCAGTTAAAGCAGCCTCACCCGGAAACCCCGTTGAGGGAGAGATTGTAATTCTTGCAATCCCCTATTCTGCAGCCTCTTCTGTCGTAAGAGACTACAGCCGGCAGCTGCAGGGAAAAATAGTTGTTGATATAACAAATCCATTGAACCAGAGCTACGATGGCCTTGTAACAAAACCCGGCACTTCTGCGGCAGAGGAAATTGCAGGGCTGTTGCCTCAGGGTGCCAGGCTGGTCAAGGCATTTAATACTACTTTTGCCGGAACTCTGAAAAAAGGTGAAGTCGCCGGGCAGAAGCTGGATGTATTCATTGCCGGCGATGATGCAGAAGCCAAAAGAACAATCAGCAGTCTTGTCTCTTCGGGCAATATGAGAGCAATTGATGCGGGACCTCTTAAAAGAGCCCGTGACCTGGAGGCACTTGCTTTTTTATTGATATCCCTGCAGGGTACAATGAAAACTAATTTTATGAGCATCATAAAAATTCTGGAATAA
- a CDS encoding YceI family protein, whose product MSTQISNTVNENITSALWTLDPAHSRLEFSAKHMVISSVKGHFNSYEVNVRTDGDDFRTAEIDVTIDAGSIDTGNNDRDNHLKSDDFFNAEKYPAITFKGSSVRQTDDEHYKVLGYLTIRGISKPVELNVEYGGTVNDPWGNLRTGFSLSGSIDRFDYDLKWNALMETGGAIVGRTIKISADIELVKQK is encoded by the coding sequence ATGAGTACCCAGATTAGCAATACAGTAAACGAAAACATCACTTCAGCCCTCTGGACATTGGATCCGGCTCACTCAAGGCTTGAGTTTTCGGCAAAGCACATGGTCATCTCTAGCGTAAAAGGGCATTTTAATTCATATGAAGTAAATGTCCGTACAGATGGCGATGATTTCAGAACTGCTGAGATAGACGTTACAATTGACGCAGGAAGCATCGATACCGGCAATAACGACAGGGATAATCATCTGAAATCAGACGACTTCTTTAATGCAGAGAAATATCCGGCCATTACCTTTAAGGGGTCTTCAGTCAGGCAGACCGATGATGAACACTACAAAGTCCTGGGTTATCTTACAATCAGGGGGATCTCAAAACCTGTTGAGCTGAACGTAGAGTACGGCGGAACGGTAAACGATCCATGGGGAAACCTCAGAACAGGGTTCAGCCTGAGCGGCAGCATTGACCGCTTTGATTACGACCTGAAATGGAACGCCCTTATGGAAACCGGAGGGGCAATTGTAGGCAGAACAATTAAAATTAGCGCAGATATTGAGCTGGTAAAACAGAAATAA
- a CDS encoding T9SS type A sorting domain-containing protein produces MKLTKMFSLAIILLIALTKSTFGINEVIVRVPDIYLSKPGYIDKATLVVEPLGGYSEQSLYLEYSDHGQFSPGQKVEIIHRFELPQGAVVNDLWLWIGDSVMKAICMDTWTARSIYDSIVSMKRDPAFLTKKGNQYELHIYPLESGKLRKIKLNFITPTRWVGSTAATELPLLMLKSNNNAVKPLEVLFRTKQDMWGEAGINESPDQTFKFLKDTAGYEYKLLNLTDISQFNSLKLNYKINMQNGFYSDLNKGSDSLTYFQSSFKLKDVFGLSIDSTSKKNLIGIDLSGSSNKNYSILIPNLKKLFKASLKPNDYFNVIVSGAGNTKILSSSWIPAAPVNIDNTLDGFVQSKYADSISQSKLPNLTYCDSHAPNCWGFTGIELFANINKFDNIYLATEIFNKSNIIASYDQGFERIPSSTELPKILASLDTFFLNGGRFVTYYDKNRDNRLEPVATHYINGLSTKAANHNSMTFYRNINGNIGLDFPESIDHAGTYTLKYDDPDVKIELQDKDGNPVVISKRIGKGLIVVSGIWSFNDDAPLKKLLGMPLLGLNHSKAPSQLGQTLNAMSDEYTKNKFDRALVISNSDSLILDQDAFAWSGNYASRFSSSAKPVFNSINLIDGTVSVPPSVTVDNVTYYGSGFLLKKVADNLKGIHFEAHLNDWDIMCSMLSAYSIPSLEQFTLRASADDSPDKILEIREIRQDPQDNNSPKFFIGSANAESEITLDIAAKFTGIDSLKTRSFTVPIFHDTPQINPVISAMLGNEAIKGYFANGGFDTTKIVQLALKYNLLCDYTALLALEPNDKIHFMKDPFDESKLTKVEDEPKADSLGFSVFPNPFNSQTKILVRVKSPSKVNLYIFNILGQLVKTIADGEELIAGKFYTWDGRDSFNQPVSSGIYLTRVELKERDSNKIQAFTRKLLLLK; encoded by the coding sequence ATGAAACTGACGAAAATGTTCTCGCTTGCTATTATCCTTCTAATCGCCCTTACTAAATCCACATTTGGCATCAATGAAGTAATTGTCAGAGTTCCTGATATCTATTTATCAAAGCCAGGTTATATTGACAAGGCGACACTTGTAGTAGAACCACTTGGCGGGTACTCGGAACAATCACTTTACCTGGAATACTCCGATCATGGCCAGTTCAGCCCCGGACAGAAAGTTGAAATTATTCACAGATTTGAACTACCCCAGGGGGCAGTTGTAAATGACCTCTGGTTATGGATCGGCGATAGCGTGATGAAGGCAATCTGCATGGATACGTGGACAGCACGATCAATTTATGACAGCATTGTAAGCATGAAACGAGATCCGGCTTTTTTAACTAAGAAAGGAAACCAATACGAACTGCATATTTATCCATTAGAGTCTGGGAAATTAAGAAAAATAAAGCTGAATTTTATTACTCCAACTCGCTGGGTAGGCTCGACCGCTGCAACTGAACTTCCATTATTAATGCTAAAATCAAATAACAATGCAGTAAAGCCCCTTGAAGTTCTTTTTAGAACAAAGCAGGACATGTGGGGTGAAGCCGGGATCAATGAAAGTCCTGATCAAACATTCAAATTTCTGAAGGACACAGCAGGTTACGAGTATAAACTATTAAATCTTACCGACATCAGCCAGTTCAATAGCCTTAAGTTGAACTACAAAATCAATATGCAGAATGGCTTTTACTCTGATTTAAATAAAGGAAGTGACAGTCTCACCTATTTCCAATCCTCATTCAAGCTCAAGGATGTTTTCGGCCTCAGTATCGATAGTACGAGTAAAAAGAATCTTATTGGAATTGATTTAAGCGGCAGCAGTAATAAGAACTACTCGATATTAATACCTAATTTAAAAAAGTTGTTCAAAGCCTCACTTAAGCCTAATGATTACTTTAATGTTATTGTAAGCGGAGCAGGCAATACAAAAATATTATCATCATCCTGGATACCTGCTGCTCCGGTCAATATCGATAATACGCTGGATGGATTTGTACAAAGTAAATACGCCGATTCTATAAGTCAAAGCAAACTTCCAAATTTAACGTACTGTGATAGCCATGCCCCAAATTGCTGGGGATTTACGGGAATTGAGTTATTTGCTAACATAAATAAATTTGATAATATTTACCTGGCCACAGAAATCTTCAATAAATCAAACATTATTGCTTCATACGATCAAGGCTTTGAGAGGATACCATCTTCAACTGAATTACCTAAGATCCTGGCATCTTTAGATACTTTCTTCCTGAACGGGGGAAGATTTGTTACCTATTATGATAAAAACCGAGACAATAGGCTCGAACCAGTAGCCACACATTATATAAATGGCTTAAGCACAAAAGCAGCCAATCACAATTCAATGACATTCTATCGCAATATAAATGGGAATATCGGACTAGACTTTCCTGAGAGCATAGATCATGCCGGGACATATACACTAAAATATGATGATCCTGACGTTAAAATTGAACTGCAGGACAAAGATGGGAACCCTGTTGTAATTTCCAAAAGGATCGGGAAAGGCCTGATTGTGGTTTCCGGTATTTGGTCGTTCAACGATGATGCTCCCTTAAAAAAACTTTTAGGAATGCCGCTCCTGGGACTTAATCATTCAAAAGCTCCATCTCAGTTGGGACAGACTCTGAATGCTATGAGTGATGAATATACAAAAAATAAATTTGACAGGGCTCTTGTCATAAGCAACTCCGATTCTCTGATTTTAGATCAGGATGCATTTGCATGGTCTGGTAATTATGCATCCCGATTCAGCAGTTCAGCAAAACCGGTCTTCAATTCAATCAATCTTATTGATGGTACTGTAAGTGTACCGCCATCTGTTACTGTAGATAATGTCACCTATTATGGCAGTGGTTTCTTATTAAAAAAAGTCGCCGATAATTTGAAGGGAATTCATTTTGAGGCTCATCTGAACGACTGGGATATTATGTGTTCAATGCTTTCAGCATATTCCATTCCTTCACTTGAACAATTTACCCTCAGGGCATCCGCAGATGACAGTCCCGATAAGATTTTGGAAATAAGAGAGATCAGGCAGGATCCGCAGGATAATAACAGTCCTAAATTTTTCATCGGTTCAGCCAACGCAGAAAGTGAGATTACGCTAGATATAGCAGCAAAGTTCACCGGGATTGATTCTCTAAAGACACGTTCTTTTACTGTACCAATTTTTCATGACACACCTCAAATAAACCCCGTAATTTCTGCAATGCTGGGAAATGAGGCGATAAAAGGATACTTTGCAAATGGGGGCTTTGACACAACAAAAATTGTTCAGCTTGCGTTAAAGTATAATCTGTTATGTGATTATACTGCCCTGCTTGCATTGGAACCGAACGATAAAATTCATTTTATGAAAGATCCTTTTGATGAATCTAAATTAACAAAAGTTGAGGATGAACCGAAGGCTGATTCACTAGGCTTTTCTGTTTTCCCGAATCCGTTCAATTCTCAGACGAAAATTCTTGTCAGGGTAAAGAGCCCATCAAAGGTGAATCTGTATATTTTCAATATTTTGGGACAGCTTGTTAAAACAATTGCCGACGGCGAGGAATTAATTGCGGGTAAATTTTACACTTGGGATGGCAGGGATTCCTTTAATCAGCCTGTCAGCAGCGGCATTTATCTTACAAGAGTTGAGCTAAAGGAAAGAGATTCGAATAAAATCCAAGCTTTTACAAGGAAACTTCTCCTGTTAAAATAG
- a CDS encoding T9SS type A sorting domain-containing protein: protein MKLLKILSLFLFFSSLIYAQSDEWINYKPQSVVSCQAVDGQFLWIGTGSYLTKLNMLTGERDLFCPENSGLPGYNINAIAVDHKGNKWVGTNLGLVKYNDTTWTVYDTSNSDLPENYVLSIALDKQDNLWIANGLGTVRFDGINWTTYKINGSITPAGVVQSAAVDNKGNKWFACYGGGLLKFNDTTWTVYNSSNSGLLDNYSHTLAIDNDGNKWMSCWAGLVKFDNSTWTTYNHSNSKLPDDGIRSIAVDSLGNKWIATNAGLAKFDGKNWTVFNSSNSGLPENQVLSVVIDDMGNKWVGTTYRISRFDDQNWTVYRTSNSGLLYTGTNQIAIDSHNNKWMADNSVLTKYDGTEWTVYRPTLTGVSNAQITSIAIDLQGYKWIGSDLGLFRFDDTTWTVYNSTNFGLPGNYVTSVAVDSKGNKWLGIDYTAGLLKFDGQDWKFYSTSNSGFPGMYIVNSILIDENENKWLGTSTYGELIEYNDTTWTVYDKSNSGLPQDLVTVVASDQQGNKWIGTKNSGVVKFDGSSWTVYNKTNSALSSNYIYSICFDQKNNIWLGTNNGLGKFDGKVWTVFNSSNSGLDAKFVKSVTVDKDGNKWIATDKGVSVLKGEGILAEVKTDKVSHPEMFSLSQNYPNPFNPSTKISFTIPEGRFVKLLVYDMLGKEVGVLANEYRSAGTHTVQFDASSLPSGMYIYSIQAGEFRSSKKLLLIK, encoded by the coding sequence ATGAAACTTCTAAAAATTCTATCATTATTTCTTTTCTTTTCATCTCTCATTTACGCCCAGTCCGACGAGTGGATTAACTACAAGCCTCAAAGTGTTGTAAGTTGCCAGGCAGTTGATGGGCAATTCCTGTGGATCGGAACCGGAAGCTATCTTACAAAACTGAATATGCTGACTGGTGAAAGAGATCTCTTCTGTCCTGAAAATTCCGGATTGCCTGGATATAACATTAATGCAATTGCAGTAGACCATAAAGGGAACAAATGGGTTGGGACAAATTTAGGACTCGTAAAATACAACGACACTACATGGACCGTATATGATACATCTAATTCGGATTTGCCGGAAAACTATGTCCTGTCAATTGCCTTGGATAAGCAGGACAATTTGTGGATTGCAAACGGCTTGGGAACTGTAAGATTCGATGGTATAAATTGGACCACATATAAAATAAATGGTTCTATTACTCCAGCCGGCGTCGTTCAATCTGCTGCGGTTGATAATAAAGGGAATAAATGGTTTGCATGCTATGGCGGCGGACTGTTAAAATTTAACGATACCACATGGACTGTATACAACAGTTCCAATTCCGGATTGCTAGACAATTATTCCCATACACTTGCTATCGATAATGATGGAAATAAATGGATGTCTTGCTGGGCCGGGCTTGTTAAATTTGACAATAGTACATGGACAACATATAACCATTCTAACTCGAAATTACCGGATGACGGGATCCGGTCAATTGCAGTGGATTCTCTGGGAAATAAGTGGATCGCCACTAATGCAGGCCTGGCAAAATTTGACGGCAAAAACTGGACAGTATTCAACAGTTCCAATTCCGGACTGCCGGAAAATCAGGTCTTATCTGTGGTAATTGATGATATGGGAAATAAGTGGGTGGGAACAACTTACCGGATTTCCAGGTTCGATGACCAGAATTGGACGGTGTACAGGACTTCCAACTCAGGTCTTCTGTATACCGGGACCAACCAGATTGCCATAGACAGCCACAATAATAAATGGATGGCAGATAATTCTGTATTAACAAAATATGACGGAACTGAATGGACCGTCTATCGCCCTACTTTAACCGGAGTCTCCAATGCACAAATCACTTCAATCGCAATAGACCTTCAGGGGTATAAATGGATCGGATCAGACCTTGGCCTCTTCAGATTTGATGATACGACCTGGACAGTGTATAACAGCACAAATTTCGGGCTGCCTGGAAATTACGTAACATCAGTTGCCGTAGATTCCAAGGGTAATAAATGGCTTGGAATAGATTACACTGCCGGCCTGTTAAAATTTGACGGCCAGGACTGGAAATTTTATAGTACCTCAAATTCCGGTTTCCCAGGAATGTACATAGTTAATTCCATCTTAATTGATGAGAATGAGAATAAATGGCTTGGAACCTCAACATATGGGGAACTGATTGAGTATAACGACACAACGTGGACAGTATATGATAAGTCCAATTCAGGACTTCCACAGGATCTGGTTACTGTAGTTGCCTCAGATCAACAAGGGAATAAATGGATTGGGACTAAAAATAGTGGAGTAGTCAAATTTGACGGCAGCAGTTGGACGGTCTATAATAAAACCAATTCAGCTTTAAGCTCTAACTATATATATTCAATATGCTTTGATCAGAAGAATAACATCTGGCTTGGAACGAATAACGGCCTGGGTAAGTTTGACGGGAAGGTCTGGACTGTGTTTAACAGCTCAAATTCAGGTTTGGACGCAAAGTTTGTTAAATCAGTAACAGTTGATAAGGATGGCAATAAATGGATAGCTACAGATAAAGGGGTGTCGGTCTTAAAAGGAGAAGGTATATTAGCAGAAGTTAAGACAGATAAGGTTTCGCACCCGGAAATGTTTTCACTTAGCCAGAATTACCCAAATCCCTTTAACCCGTCGACAAAAATTTCCTTTACAATTCCCGAAGGAAGATTTGTAAAACTTCTGGTTTATGATATGCTCGGGAAAGAAGTAGGAGTACTTGCAAATGAATACAGGTCTGCCGGAACGCATACGGTTCAGTTTGATGCCTCTTCCCTGCCCAGCGGAATGTACATATATTCCATTCAGGCCGGAGAGTTCAGAAGTTCAAAGAAACTTCTCCTGATTAAATAG
- a CDS encoding T9SS type A sorting domain-containing protein, with amino-acid sequence MKSLFCLYILMALLQAGAYPQKIEQDMGLPDAAPCFLRHENHLSPFTGQKLSSKNLRKARTDNESGDLVYRPSEILIDSSKRYTRTYDNKGNLLTETEENNQDGSLVRYFRRTFKYDSKGNLLMETRFIWSNSCWNYHSRVIYTYDINDNLRYENTEYFTDTAWVNNFRNIYDYDSNGRRLSSLYQRLEDGRWTDFTRISSTYSNNGSTIMQENFVDGAWVRIGRVTYSFDNAGNELSYLYERWGREAWVKTNSSAYTYDSRGNRISEIYEDWQDGILSRRDRITNTYDIKGSCTSTLNEAWQDSTFVKRWLTTRAYDEAGSLISVISQFPSGNSWENAFRITYTYDGNGNAVKGESFSWDEGEWEYSATPFSDYNFRYNWGKDQLDQLPVSGAVVKIRYDLLPEEDPYAIRDFTLSQNYPNPFNPSTAINYFIKSDGRVRLIVYDALGKVVTSVVDEYQTAGSYSVRFDGSRLPSGVYIYRLESGGYSTAKKFILLK; translated from the coding sequence GTGAAAAGCCTTTTCTGCTTATATATTTTAATGGCACTTCTGCAGGCAGGTGCCTACCCGCAAAAAATTGAACAGGATATGGGACTTCCTGATGCCGCGCCATGCTTCTTAAGGCATGAGAACCACCTTTCGCCCTTTACCGGGCAGAAACTCTCAAGCAAAAATCTCCGCAAAGCCCGGACGGATAATGAATCGGGTGACCTGGTCTACCGCCCCTCAGAAATTTTAATTGACTCAAGTAAAAGATATACCCGGACCTATGACAATAAGGGCAATCTGTTAACCGAAACTGAAGAGAATAACCAGGATGGCTCATTGGTAAGGTATTTCAGAAGAACATTCAAGTACGACTCTAAAGGCAATCTGCTAATGGAAACCAGGTTTATCTGGTCAAATAGCTGCTGGAATTATCATAGCAGGGTCATTTATACCTACGACATTAATGATAATCTGCGCTATGAAAATACGGAATACTTTACCGATACCGCATGGGTAAACAATTTTAGAAATATTTATGACTACGATAGCAATGGCAGACGGCTTAGCTCACTATATCAGAGGCTTGAAGACGGCCGCTGGACTGATTTTACCAGGATAAGCAGCACTTATAGCAATAATGGCAGTACAATTATGCAGGAAAATTTTGTGGATGGGGCATGGGTTAGAATTGGAAGGGTCACTTACAGTTTTGACAATGCGGGCAATGAACTTTCATATTTGTATGAAAGGTGGGGGCGTGAGGCCTGGGTTAAAACCAACAGTTCTGCTTATACGTATGACAGCCGGGGAAACAGGATTTCTGAAATTTATGAGGACTGGCAGGATGGAATCCTCAGCCGCCGTGACAGAATTACAAATACTTATGATATTAAAGGCAGCTGCACTTCCACACTTAATGAAGCATGGCAGGACAGTACGTTTGTAAAACGATGGCTGACAACAAGAGCATATGATGAAGCCGGCAGCCTCATTTCAGTTATTTCCCAGTTCCCGTCCGGTAATAGTTGGGAGAATGCATTCAGAATTACTTATACATACGACGGTAACGGGAATGCAGTTAAGGGAGAATCTTTCAGCTGGGATGAAGGTGAGTGGGAATATTCAGCAACTCCTTTTAGTGATTATAACTTCCGTTATAACTGGGGGAAAGATCAGTTGGATCAGTTGCCGGTCTCAGGTGCAGTTGTAAAGATTAGATATGATCTGCTGCCGGAGGAAGATCCTTATGCTATCCGGGACTTTACACTTTCTCAGAATTACCCAAATCCGTTTAATCCGTCTACGGCAATAAATTATTTCATAAAAAGCGATGGCAGGGTAAGATTGATAGTTTATGATGCACTGGGAAAGGTGGTCACTTCAGTTGTAGATGAATACCAGACTGCAGGCAGCTACTCTGTAAGGTTTGACGGCAGCCGCCTTCCAAGTGGAGTATACATTTACAGGCTTGAGTCCGGCGGCTACAGTACCGCTAAAAAGTTCATACTACTGAAATGA
- the manA gene encoding mannose-6-phosphate isomerase, class I, with translation MSEEIKIEPVAYLLKNKIQNYEWGARGNEAVIPKLLGIKPEEGKPYAELWIGAHPKAPSSAVLSGGKEISLNELIDEFPEEVLGKDVAEKFDGKLPFLLKVLSASEALSIQAHPDKAKAGILHQKDPKNYPDDNHKPEIAIALDSLKALVGFKPLDKFLKAVESYGGLKEFTGGKITDEIQSSWLSDENKVKSLYEEIVKKSVSHPDELKTAVEKIKTEILSREPALRTEEEHLFLELEKQYGTDVGLFPVFLFNLVELKEGEGIFLDAGIPHAYLKGNIIECMANSDNVVRAGLTPKFKDIDSLLEILSYNLHPVEIINSNSQENEENVYRVPAREFEITRWKFKEDSSRVMDNSSVSILLILEGNISVELNGKKVSYRKGDSLLIPAMVKELKIYFSKGSLVFRASIPKSR, from the coding sequence ATGTCTGAGGAAATAAAGATCGAGCCGGTAGCATACCTGCTTAAAAATAAAATACAGAACTATGAATGGGGCGCAAGGGGAAATGAGGCCGTAATTCCAAAGCTCCTCGGCATCAAGCCCGAAGAGGGTAAGCCGTATGCTGAACTCTGGATCGGAGCCCATCCTAAGGCACCTTCTTCTGCCGTTCTTTCCGGTGGAAAGGAAATCAGCCTTAACGAACTGATAGATGAATTTCCGGAAGAGGTTCTGGGCAAAGATGTTGCAGAGAAGTTTGACGGAAAACTCCCGTTTCTTCTTAAAGTACTTTCTGCTTCTGAAGCCTTATCCATACAGGCCCACCCGGATAAAGCTAAAGCCGGAATTCTTCACCAGAAGGACCCTAAGAATTACCCCGACGATAACCATAAACCCGAAATTGCAATTGCCCTCGACAGCCTTAAGGCACTGGTCGGTTTTAAGCCGCTTGATAAATTCTTGAAAGCCGTTGAAAGCTATGGCGGACTAAAGGAGTTTACCGGCGGTAAAATAACGGATGAAATTCAAAGCTCATGGCTTTCCGATGAAAACAAGGTTAAATCCCTGTATGAAGAAATTGTAAAGAAATCAGTCTCACATCCTGATGAGTTAAAAACTGCAGTTGAAAAAATAAAAACGGAAATCCTTAGCAGGGAACCAGCGCTAAGGACTGAAGAAGAGCACCTTTTCCTGGAGCTTGAGAAGCAGTATGGAACTGACGTAGGGCTCTTCCCCGTATTTCTTTTTAACCTTGTTGAACTTAAAGAAGGCGAGGGAATCTTTCTAGATGCGGGCATTCCTCACGCTTACCTGAAGGGGAACATAATTGAATGCATGGCAAATTCCGATAATGTTGTCCGCGCAGGGCTTACGCCAAAGTTTAAGGATATCGACTCGCTTCTTGAAATACTATCCTACAACCTTCATCCGGTTGAAATTATAAACAGCAATTCCCAGGAAAATGAAGAAAATGTATACCGCGTTCCGGCTAGGGAATTTGAAATTACCAGGTGGAAGTTCAAAGAAGATTCCTCCAGAGTTATGGATAACAGCAGCGTGAGCATTCTTCTGATTCTGGAAGGAAATATTTCTGTTGAATTAAATGGGAAAAAAGTGTCATATAGAAAAGGTGACTCACTTCTGATACCTGCAATGGTAAAAGAGCTGAAAATATATTTCAGCAAGGGCTCCCTGGTCTTCAGAGCTTCCATTCCAAAGTCCAGATAA
- a CDS encoding T9SS type A sorting domain-containing protein — protein sequence MRSLLTAIIAIIFLQTYVCPQDVKSEAKLHRIEPFSLVQEEQLLLRTKSADKSELYKGLNNFIIKKLGKNKTGTESDGNIYVPKLIIFDSTQTSTFTWNEDRSKKSEVSQVLTDGQWSNVDRRTYFYDNGRPAGFLYEQWQNGAWVNVERMTETYQDNYTKYVSVSEKWVSGAWVPYSRNTFIYDANGNFLSYTWEQMANGIWTNVLKSDCTYDGRGNLLTYTNQEWANGAWENREKYTHSYNDQGKELTYLFQYWQNGLWTNLMRTTSTYDSNGNELSFLQEEWRNGDLVKEYRITRAFDNKNRQLTELYEDWNNGAWVNNSRSNNTYSINSDKVTSLLQVWRQDAWIDSSRITRTFNPNGHLLTFLSENFVGSIWVNNKMQRLHYDYFGNADKGESFVWKDGAWTPFSSILEFNYNNGKDYSEYYGASVQIAYGLFLDEGPSVAQEFNVLQNYPNPFNSSTSIAFTIRKTAPVRISVYDILGNRVAVVMDEIKNPGFFRVEFNGSRLPSGVYIYRLESGGFNIAKKFILLK from the coding sequence ATGAGGAGCCTTTTAACTGCCATTATCGCAATCATTTTTTTACAGACATACGTCTGCCCGCAGGATGTCAAATCCGAAGCAAAGCTTCATAGAATAGAGCCTTTCTCCCTGGTACAGGAAGAACAACTTTTATTGCGCACCAAAAGCGCTGATAAAAGCGAGCTCTATAAAGGTCTGAATAACTTCATAATAAAGAAGTTGGGGAAAAATAAAACTGGTACTGAATCCGATGGCAATATTTATGTGCCTAAACTGATTATATTTGATTCAACCCAAACATCCACTTTTACCTGGAATGAGGACCGCAGCAAAAAGTCTGAAGTTTCCCAGGTGTTGACTGACGGTCAGTGGAGTAACGTTGATAGGAGAACTTATTTCTATGACAACGGCAGACCGGCAGGCTTCCTTTATGAACAATGGCAAAACGGCGCCTGGGTAAACGTTGAGAGAATGACTGAAACTTATCAGGATAATTACACAAAGTATGTGTCAGTTTCAGAGAAATGGGTGTCTGGTGCCTGGGTTCCGTATTCCAGAAATACTTTTATTTACGATGCCAATGGTAACTTCTTAAGCTATACCTGGGAACAAATGGCAAATGGCATCTGGACAAACGTCTTAAAATCCGACTGCACTTATGACGGCAGAGGAAATCTGCTTACCTATACAAATCAGGAATGGGCTAACGGAGCATGGGAAAACAGGGAAAAGTACACTCATTCCTACAACGACCAGGGCAAAGAGCTTACTTACCTTTTTCAGTATTGGCAAAACGGCCTGTGGACAAATCTTATGAGAACAACGAGCACCTATGACTCTAACGGCAATGAGCTTTCTTTTCTCCAGGAGGAATGGAGAAACGGCGACCTGGTAAAAGAGTACAGGATTACCAGGGCATTTGACAATAAAAACAGGCAGCTTACTGAACTTTATGAAGACTGGAATAACGGAGCCTGGGTTAACAATTCAAGATCAAATAACACATACTCCATTAACTCGGATAAGGTTACAAGTCTCCTGCAGGTCTGGAGGCAGGACGCCTGGATTGACTCCTCCAGGATTACCAGAACCTTTAACCCCAATGGTCATCTTTTAACATTTCTTTCCGAAAACTTTGTCGGCAGCATCTGGGTAAATAATAAAATGCAGAGATTGCATTATGATTATTTCGGAAACGCCGATAAAGGCGAATCATTTGTATGGAAAGACGGGGCCTGGACACCTTTTTCTTCAATCTTAGAATTCAACTATAATAACGGCAAGGATTATAGTGAATACTACGGGGCATCTGTACAGATTGCTTATGGTTTGTTTTTGGATGAAGGACCCTCAGTAGCCCAGGAATTTAATGTTTTGCAGAATTATCCAAACCCTTTCAACTCCTCTACATCAATAGCCTTCACCATAAGGAAAACTGCACCCGTCAGGATCTCGGTCTATGATATACTTGGAAACAGGGTCGCTGTAGTAATGGATGAAATCAAGAATCCGGGCTTCTTCCGGGTTGAATTTAACGGCAGCAGACTGCCAAGCGGGGTATACATCTACAGGCTTGAATCCGGCGGATTTAACATTGCTAAAAAGTTCATCTTGTTGAAATAA